The sequence below is a genomic window from Haematobia irritans isolate KBUSLIRL chromosome 3, ASM5000362v1, whole genome shotgun sequence.
TTCGgtaaaacttaacaaaattctAATCTTATAGGTTAATTTACAAAAGTATTTAAACGTAGACATATAAAAATAGTATATCATATTCGGTTCAATGTATTTTAATTGATGCCTTCATTTCACTTCGCTAATCAAATCATTAACATGTTCTTTACTGTAAATTCGTATAGCATCGTCATATTCTGTTCTAATTGTAAATATCTTATCATTACGACGAAAAACAGATTTGTATCcgaataatttcaaatttaatgcaTATTCAAAAAGACTGTCGTAGTTTATATCCTCCCCAACAAGCAAGTCGAGGAATTCGATCTCATTTGTCTCATCAAACCATCTGAGCCTATATTCATTGGCAACAAATTCATCTTTGATATGAGGATAACGAAATTGTACAATCAATTCATCCGGCCGATATCGACCTGCTCTAACAATATCCTGCCGTGTATAATGCAAATCCATTTTATGGGctagatataaaatataatttagtaATTTGCTGGATGAGTGAACTTGTGCTCCAGTTATTAAAATGCTTGTTTGGCGTATAAGCAAATGTAGAGACGCATTATCAGTAGCACTTACTACATTAGAGGAATGCGCTCGTGCACATCTATCTTCTAGATCCTTGCATTTTTGTGTTAGGGTATTTTTCTCCACTGACAATGATAACAAGGTTTCATTCAGAACAGATAACTCATTTTCATGCGCGATACATATATTTTGCAGATGAGTTTTTTCAGTCTCCGACGATTTTAATTGCTCAATAATAACAGCATTGTGAGCCAACGCATCATTCAACGTTTCCTCCAATTCACGTATTTTAGGTGTTTGTACAAAGGATTTTCGCTGTCGGAGTTGaagtttcaaattttcattttgcttGCGGCATTCAATTAATTCACTTTCAAGTTTTTTGATATCTGTATCATCGAGCTCCAAATAAATCTTATGAGTACCAGGATGGTTTACACGACATTGTGGACAGCTGGAACTTCTGAAAAAATCAACTGACAAAAATAAGATATCAATTTTTAGCAATAAGTTTAAATTAGTGACCTATTTTTCCATTCTTGCATACATAAATGATGGTAAACATGCCCACAGGTAGTCGAATATAGATCATCAGATCCTTTAAAACGATCAAAGCAGATAGCGCACGACATTTTCGTCCTGTCCACAATATATATTCCTAAAACAAAGAATAATATACTTTGCAATTACAGTTGGCGGTTCTCAGTGTTGCCAAATTCATTACTAAATGCTGGAACACACGCATAGCGATTGTCGGACGGCGATGTTCAATGAATATCAATCACATCCCTGTTCACCTTATCAGAATcgctaatcacaaaaattattttttcttctaatATTAAGTTCACATTATGCCCGAAATCTCCTGAAAGTAGACTGAAAAGCTGAAATACCGTTTGAATACGCATTAAAAATCCACTACATAGCATTTTTTACAACTACGGTAAGCACTAAAACCTACTATTTTACAACA
It includes:
- the LOC142230179 gene encoding uncharacterized protein LOC142230179, which gives rise to MSCAICFDRFKGSDDLYSTTCGHVYHHLCMQEWKNRSSSCPQCRVNHPGTHKIYLELDDTDIKKLESELIECRKQNENLKLQLRQRKSFVQTPKIRELEETLNDALAHNAVIIEQLKSSETEKTHLQNICIAHENELSVLNETLLSLSVEKNTLTQKCKDLEDRCARAHSSNVVSATDNASLHLLIRQTSILITGAQVHSSSKLLNYILYLAHKMDLHYTRQDIVRAGRYRPDELIVQFRYPHIKDEFVANEYRLRWFDETNEIEFLDLLVGEDINYDSLFEYALNLKLFGYKSVFRRNDKIFTIRTEYDDAIRIYSKEHVNDLISEVK